Part of the Mauremys reevesii isolate NIE-2019 linkage group 4, ASM1616193v1, whole genome shotgun sequence genome is shown below.
CTGCAAGATATCAGAGCGAACCCTTCAGGGAAAGATAACAAACTAACTCAAGGCTGACAAGGGGAGAAAAATCTTCCCCCGGTGACATCATTAAAATGTGGAATAGTCTTCCAAGGAATTGGTTGGCACTAATGAGTTAGAGGAGTGGATGGGAACTCCTGGGTTAAAGTCCAGCTCCCTCCTATTGCAGGCAACCTCCTCAGACAGTCCAGACTGGTCctcctaaataaaaaaaaataagtgtaCAGAGTCATGTTCAATCCTGAATTGGtaaggggagcaggcagggcccaCCAGCTTTTTAAAGGGTCTCATCTCTATGCCACAGTACCTGGATCTTGCGACTCTAATAATGTGGGCTATGCATGACTGCTGTCATGGCTCAAAAGTTGTCTAAGGTCCTGagctccagatttttttttaagtttctgggCTCCTACGCTGAGCACAGAAGTTAATCAGAGTTAAAATGGTGATGCACTATATAACCAGAGAATTTAGTTTAGTTGTGTAGAATAAAGTGACCAGTAACTGAagaagagctgggggaggggggaatctgcAGCTGTCTTTTTGTTGAAATTTCACCTCCACTTTCTAGGAGCAGGAAACTTAAAGGAGGCGTGGCATAGCATCCCGCCACTGGCCAGTCACCTCACAGGAGAATGTGGGTTCTGACAGGTCCCTACCTGTGCTCCTGTCAGTACCTAGAGTCAGTTTGGAGAGGCAGGCATTGCTCTCGGCTCAACTGTGACATTGTGTAACACACGTTTCCTCTCTCTAGCACAAAGGTCATCTGAGTGCAACACAAACACACGGTTCTGATCGTACAAAAGGGTTTGCGCTGTAGAGTGGAGATCTGAAAGTCCTAAACTGTAGTTGTCATGCTCACCAACTCAGGCCTCTCAGGATTTTCTGTAGCACTGATGTGATCACCCAGAAGCATGAGCAACTCCTCTAACCTCAGGCAGCTACATCCACTGAAGGGAAAATATTGTCTTCCATAATAACTGATGTATAACCATATGGGACATAGCATCCTGCCAGCAATGTGCCCAATGATTAAAGAGTTGACTATGTTGCTCCTGGATACATGCATCATTGCAAGTTTTGCCAAGTCGGGGCAAGGCTTCATTGCTCAGGCTCATTGCTCATGAATAGATCCAATTAACCTATACAATTTAAAAAGTCTATTGTATGTGATGAACTTGGAGAGGAGGCCAAGCCCATAGCAGAGAAAGATTTAGCCTTAGTGGTAGCTACCACTTCTCTAGAGTCTAATGTGCTAGACTAACTAACTGACCATATCAAGGTCAGTTCAGAAGTTGAATCAAGTTTTGCTCTGGCTACCATCCAATGCAACCCTGCTTACTTTAGTGGGTTGCACTTAGTATCACAGCAAGACCAGTAACTGTTGTCATATTATAGAAATGGAAGTAAATATCACATTAAAATAGTGCAACTTTTCAGGTTCTGCCGCTCAAGTGCAGAGGGAACAGTTTCCTTattggttcactgctccaggttGAGAAGATATTTAAGAATAAAACGTGTGCTTCCCACTCTCCCAAACACTTTACTGTTGAAACATACTGTCTTTTAAAGAGGAAATCCACAAATATACAGTCgtcatttggccatttaaaatagTTTATTACCAAAATAAAAAACCTCTAAGATAAAAGGTGCATAACATAAAAGCTGATGACAAGGCATCAGTAGTTTGCTCATACAGCTGGATATAATAAGCCAGATGTCAGATAAGAGTTCATGAAAGcaaccaacaacaaaaatcaaCTTCTACTCACTTGTATTTTTCCTCATATTGAGCAGCAGTTCTGAATCGGATACCTATACAAGTTCTTTGCCAGTCATCTTTCAAGCAGAGAAGCATCAGGCACACTTACTCCTCACTGCTATCCAGGCAAAAATATCCAGGTCCTGATCACACTGGTATTTGCATATGCATCGCTCCCCTTGGCTTCAGGAGGTACGTGCATGTGCCCAATGTGATGATCAGGTCCCAGAAAGCTTTGAATAAATGTTTTATATTAATAAGAAACACACCCCTACCTGAGCCAAATCCTGCCATCCTGTCTTTCCCAGattggctccccccaccccaccccacccagccaccACATGCCAGGAGTTCATGATTTGCAAACAGTGAACATTTAGGGGAGCAAATGCAATAAAACATTTAGGGGAATGTTCCTACCCATATACTTATTCCCATTACATATAAATAATTATATACACTATATACATGTGATGTCTATTTAGCATGATGCTTTGAATAATTCTAATGGCCGTATTGATTCAGGCCTGCCCTCCTGAAGCCCTGGAGGGGTAGAAATCAAACTGTGAAGACGCTCATTTTTCATACTGCCAGTTCAGAGTGTGCAGAATTAATCTAAGTGTGCCTAGAACCCTGTTACAAGACTTTGCTGTATTCACCCACACAGTTTGTCCCATTTTGCTTAAGAGGAAGGACAGAAGTTCCTGTATTCATAGCATAAAAACCATAAGTGAATTTGCACAAAGTGTTTGATTGTTTATTCCTTCAGTAGGCCAAGTTTTTTCAGAGCCTCCCGCCGGTTTTCATCTGTAGCTCCTTTAGGGGTGATTTTTACACTGACACAAGTAGGCCGGGGAAACTTCAGCAACGGGTAAGATTTGCGATTTTCACTTTTCCCCAGCTCCTCGTTATCAGTTTTGGATGCTTTGAGTTCGATAAAGTCTTCCCTTGTGCCGAGGGAAGCTGGGCGTGTTCGGTTATTCCTGATAACACTGGGAGCTGCCATCTTAAGGGCTGATGTTTTGCCAAGTGAGCCGCTGTCCATGTTCTGGTCCATGCTGCTCAGACCTATGCCTGAACGCTCCAAGGAGTTGGATTTGATTGTCTGTCTCAAGCCAGGAGCAGTGCTCTCTGCTGGATTTAAACCTGAAGCATGTTGGTGGTCAGGTTTCCCATTCACAGGATCATCCGTTCCATCATCACTGTTTAAGTTATCCCTACTACCAGCCCTAGGAATGAGGACAGGGTTTGGTTTGGGAGCAGTAGGTGGTCTGACAACATGGACTTTAGATTCCCTTCCTTTATCATGTAGGAGTCCCAACTTCTCCAACGCCTCCCACCTGGCCCTTTCCTGCTTTTCCACGGAAGAGTCACTGGTGTTGGATTTGTGCTTGGGTGAAGATGGAGAAGGCACTTTTCTATTGTGATTGGGGTCTACGAGTGGTGCTGGGCTGATTTTGCTAGGTTTCAGGATAATATTTGGTGGCAGTTTTCTTGGCTTTGGGGCTGTGGGAGGCCCTAGCTTGATGTTTGAATCCAGAGAAGCTTCTTTTGAGGGTGATTTCTCTTGGTTGCCTTGAAGATCAggggctctctctcttcccttctcataatgtttcttttcctctttcaGTGGCAGCCTTGCATTCTCTGGAGCAGAATGCTGTGATGCAACTTCAGCTTCATTCCCCATTGCTTCCTCAGCTTTCCCCTTTGTCTCCGAATTATTAGGTAGTAGCAGCTCATCTTCACTGCCATTGCCAGGCCCCTTGCTTCTGGGATCCTGGAAGGGTTCAGGGGGGCGGATAATTACAGACTCCAAGTCTGATGGCTTCATCTGAGTACTCATGCTGGGCTGGTGATTTGACATGTCCTCAACCCCCCTTTTCTTGGGCATCTTCCATGAAGACTTCCCTGGTTCTTGAGCTGTTCGACTTGGACCATCGGGGAGGTCAGCTGCTTTGCTGACAGAAACCCTGGTGGTTGTTTGTGCACTTCCTGCATTCACACTCCTTGGAAGACTGCGGTAGCCTGAGCTTGTAACCCCCACTGGAGCAGAACTTGAGAGAAGAGATCCATGTTTATCACCCTTTTGTTCTACTTCATGTCGCTGACCAAAACTTTCAGTGGGAGACCCACTGTCCAAATCTAGACAAAAAAAATAAGTGCTAAGTATGCAGCTATATGCAGAGCAGTGCATCAAGACCACCCACTAGTTACATACAGAACTAATCTTTTTAAATGGGGCTGCCAATGGAACAGAGCCAAGATACCCAACTTAAGACTTACTGGGGCATGTTAGCAATAGGGAGGCGAATACATTTTCTTATTGCAAAGATAGTAAGTTTGCAGTTAGTGACATGCACATTGCCGGATGAGTCCTAGAGATTAACATTCAATATTTTCTAGTGTCAACAGCATATAGATATTTTGTCCTACAGTTTTGCAGACTAGCTGTTTACCTTTACCAGGACAACCAGCAGGCTCTTCTCCAAGGGTAACCTACACTGGGTGCATTGGAGAGAGATAAACCTTTAGTCGCTTCTCCCTACCCTAGCACAGATTTTTCTAGTCAATTGCGCACTACCAGGTGTTTACTGTGTGAGGGAAGCTGGAACAATGTTCTGTCCCCCCACTAAGATTTCCTGCATCACAGGGCTTTCAGTCCTGGCCACAGTCCAGGCCCTGAGTTCTCTGGGGTTCAGAACACAAGTTTTAACCTTACTTTTTGGAACAACGTCTCTCTTCGGCCATGTCCTGGGGAGCTTAGAACGTTCAGCATAATCGATCTCATCAGCAGAAACCCCACTGTCTGCTTCCGTATCCAGAGAATCAATAGTTTCTTCTAGGAACATCAA
Proteins encoded:
- the C4H1orf116 gene encoding specifically androgen-regulated gene protein; this translates as MPKEDLWLGTAGQDSGSCDSMVSTNSSHSEFSDNSYDYLSVEEKECLMFLEETIDSLDTEADSGVSADEIDYAERSKLPRTWPKRDVVPKNLDSGSPTESFGQRHEVEQKGDKHGSLLSSSAPVGVTSSGYRSLPRSVNAGSAQTTTRVSVSKAADLPDGPSRTAQEPGKSSWKMPKKRGVEDMSNHQPSMSTQMKPSDLESVIIRPPEPFQDPRSKGPGNGSEDELLLPNNSETKGKAEEAMGNEAEVASQHSAPENARLPLKEEKKHYEKGRERAPDLQGNQEKSPSKEASLDSNIKLGPPTAPKPRKLPPNIILKPSKISPAPLVDPNHNRKVPSPSSPKHKSNTSDSSVEKQERARWEALEKLGLLHDKGRESKVHVVRPPTAPKPNPVLIPRAGSRDNLNSDDGTDDPVNGKPDHQHASGLNPAESTAPGLRQTIKSNSLERSGIGLSSMDQNMDSGSLGKTSALKMAAPSVIRNNRTRPASLGTREDFIELKASKTDNEELGKSENRKSYPLLKFPRPTCVSVKITPKGATDENRREALKKLGLLKE